The stretch of DNA CTGGCTTCCGGGGTAAGCCTGTCGGAGTTCAGATTGAACCGGGCCAAGGCCCCCACCATGTAAGAATCGCGGTTATGTTTTGTATATTTGGCCGTGGAGTGCGGAACGCAAAACTCGTTAGTTACCTCTTTATACTGGCCCGGCGCCCATGTCCCCCCATCGCTTGAACCTACCTGGCCATGGTACATGGCATATTCCTGGTCTGACTTGAGGGCGATAAACTCTGTTTCCCGGCTAAATGCCGGAAAGCGTTCCGCCAATAAACAGACTAACCGGGCCACTTCTTTCAGATCAGAAAGCGCCTCTGTAAGCCCCTGACGCAGTTTCTTTAACTCATCCACCTTTGGATACTTAACAAATCCACCCGGAACCAGTCGTTGCGGATGCGTGGTGCGTCCGCAAATCGTGTCGCTGAATACGTTGGACAGCCGGTGGATACGAATAACGGTCTTCAACTCAGCCGGATGCGATCCGGCCAGGGGTACAACGCTACCCACCCCCATAAGGTCCGGCAAAACAAGATAGCCCACATGGAGAATATGGCTCTGCAGGTTTTCCGCATGGAGGGCCAGTTTGCGAAGGAGCATTGTCTGCTCCGAGACCTCAATACCCAAGGCCGCTTCCGTGGCCTGGAGCGAGGCCAAGGTATGCCCGATGGAACATATTCCGCAGATGCGGCAGGTAATGTGGTGCATCTCATACCATTTCCGGCCTCTGACCATGGCCTCGAAAAACCGGGGGGCCTCCACTACCTCCCAGCGGCAATCCTCGATCTTGCCGTTGGAGACATTGACTACTATATTGCCATGCCCTTCCACCCGCGTTAAATGATCCACCCGGATATGAAGTTCCCGTTTAGCAGACTTGCTCATCTGGCCTCCTCCCGATACCCATCGTAAAGCCTTATTTGCCCGAGTGCTTCACCGGCGGAGATGCCAAAACGCCCCAACAGCGCGCGGGCGGCATCCATATTCGGGTCATCTACCAGGCCGCGGCAACCCGAGCAATAGGCCCCCTCGGTAATACAACAGGCCCCGCAGCCGGCCCTGGTCACCGGCCCCATACAAAACTGGCCCTTGAGAAGCACACAGACATTTCCCGCCTTCTTACAATCCACACACATCGGATAATTGGGGATAAAAGGCTTCTTGCCCTGCAACAGGGCCTTGAGTACCTGGACAAACTCCTCACGGTTTATCGGGCAACCGTGGACATTGGCATCTACCGAAACTACTGCTGAAACCGGCCGGGCCGCATAAGTATTATACCAATGGGCCTTATCGCCATAGACATAGCGCCGCACGAATTTTTCATCTTGAAAATTCTTCATGCAATTAATCCCGCCGATAGTAGCACAAGCCCCTATGGCCACCAGTATTCCGGCCTTTCCCCGGATGGCTTTTATCCGTTCTTCGTCACTCTTTCGGGTGATAGAACCTTCTACCAGGGCAATGTCATAATGGTCGCTCTGCTCCTTCATGGCCTCACGCCAGGTGACTATCTCCACCTGTCCCAGGACATCCAGCACAGCCTCTTCCAGGTTGACGATCTGCAACTGATCGCCCTCGCAGCCGGCAAAATCAAAGATGGCCACCCTTGGCTTGCTCATGACAAGGCCTCCTCCAGATTCTTTATCGCCGCAAAATTAAACACCGGCCCCTCCTGACAGACATAAACCGGACCCATCTGACAGTGGCCGCACTTGCCTAACCCACATTTCATCTTCCTCTCAAGGGAAACGATGATATGATCATCGGCCAGGCCCTTGGCCCTGGCCGCGGCTATGGCAAAACGATACATCACCGGCGGCCCGACCATAATGGCATACGTCTTTTTAGGATCAATGGTAAATTTCGGGAAAAGGGTGGTAATGACCCCCACATTGCCCTTCCAGGAGGCATCGCCTACATCCACGGTCTCCAGGTATTCAAGGTCCGGACGCCTTGCCAGGGAAGCAATCTCTGCCTTGAAAAGACGGTCGGCCGGTGTTCGCGCCCCGAAGAGTATAATTATTCTGCCGTAATCCCTTCGCCTTTCCAGGGCATAGTTGATAAAAGACCGCAAAGGCACGATTCCCAGCCCCCCGGCCACAAACAGAAGGTCTTTACCTTTGAGATCCTCAAACGGGAAGTGCGTACCATAAGGGCCGCGTATGCCGATAACATCTCCCGCTTTCAGGTTATGCAAGGCGTTGGTAACATTGCCGGCCCGGCGCACACATATCTCAAAATCTGTTTTTTTGTTGGGCGCCGAAGAGACCGAAATAGGACATTCACCCACACCAAATACAGAAACCTCGACAAACTGTCCCGGCTTATGCCCCAGAGGCTTTCCATCATTAGGACGAACCATAAACAGCTTTTCCATAGCCGTCTGCTCTTCGATCTTCATAATAGTGGCGAGACCGGGCAGGTAGGGAGATGGTGAGCCCATGATTAGATACCCTCCTTCAAACGATTAAAGACCGTTACGGGATCGGCTATATCAGACGGGCACTGTGCGGAACAACGTCCACACCCCACGCAGGCAATATCGCCAAAACGCCTGTATATGAACTGCCCCTTACGATAAAAACGGTGGCGGTAGCGGTCAGCCCGATGGCCGCGAAAATTACCGCCGCCCGCTACCCGGGCAAAGTCGCTCAAAAGACACCCATCCCAGGTACGATAGCGGCTGCCTTTTTTAAGGTCTATGGAGACATCGTCCCGGACATCAAAACAGTAGCAGGTTGGACATACTAAGTTACAGGTCCCGCAACTAAAACAAAGATGGGACTTTTCCTCCCAGATAACGTGTTCCTCATTGCCATCTAAAAGGGATGGGAGTTCAAGATAAGAAAAACTCAACCGGTTGGCATCACAGCGTTTTCTCGCCTCCGCCCGTACCTTGTCCCTTTCTTTCACCTCAGCCGGCGCAGCTTCCCTGGTGCGGGGGGCCGTCTTGAGAAGCGAAGCCCCTTTCTTGCTGCCCACATCCACTACATAACACTGCCCGATATCCGTCAACATCAAATCGAAACCACCCGCCACAGTGTCAGCCCCCATGCTGCTCCAGAAGGCCCTGGGCGCTACCTTGACCGGATCGATGCCGATAATCGTAGTCCGCTTACGACGTTCAAGGTAGTGGTTATCCTGAGGAATAGCGGAAAACACCTTATCCATCTGGTTTATGGCTATAATGTCATACGGGTGTACGCCAAAAATAATCAACTCTTCTTTCGGTGCATCCGCCTTGATTGATCCCGGCGACAGGTTAAAGGTCAAAAGCTGCTCATAGGCCGGTAAGAGGTATTTCTTGGGAGGGATAAGCGTAACATCAAAAGAAAGGGTCATCTCCCCCGGTGAATTAATCGGAGCATAAGTGTAAAAGCCGCTATCCCCGGGTATGGAAGAAACTGCCGACTGGTCCTTTACGCCGACCACGGTATTCTTCTGGCGCAAAAGCTCCGCCACAAACAAATGCAGTCCTTCTTTCTCAATAATTGCCAGGCTCATATCGCCACCTATTAGACCTTTCCCCTGCTATAAGATCCTGAACTCTAATATGGAAACACTGCTCTTATATATGCAACCAGCTTGTCTGTGTCAAGAATTCTTGAATTAATTCCAGATGTTGTTCACCTTTTCTCAAACCCTGTCCCTGTCTCCAGGATAACCTTATCTTCCCCGCCCGACTCTTTTAAAAAGACGTTTACCCGCTCGGAACAGGCGGTATTGATTTTTTTGCCCACATATTGAGGCTCGATGGGTAACTCCCGATGGCCGCGATCCACAAGTACCGCCAATTCCACTCCCTTGGGACGCCCAAAATCCATAAGGGCATCCAGCGCCGCCCTAACCGTGCGCCCGGTAAAAAGAACATCATCCACTAAGATAATCTTCTGATCCTCGACAGGGAAACCTATCTCTGTTTTATGAACTAATGGCTGGCGACCAATCATGCTCCAGTCATCACGATAAAGGGTTATGTCCAGTATGCCCATAGGCACATCCGCCTGTTCCGTATGCATAATTTTTCCCTTCAGACGCTGGGCCAGAAAAACACCACCGGTTCGAATGCCTACGAGGGCCAGCCCCTCTACCCCCTTGTTCCTCTCCAGGATCTGGTGAGCCATTCTGGCCAAAACACGGTTAATCTCTTCCTCATCCATCAATGTTATTTCTTTGGACATTATCCACATAACCTCGTTTATTTATAAGCATTCAGCTATCAGCACTCAGCTTTCAGCTAATTACTGATGGCTGATAGCTGAATGCTTAGTTTATTTTTTCTTTAGACCAAGTTTGGCATACAGGCGGTCAAAATCGACATATTCCTTAATAAGATGGACGCCTCTTTCCACCTTTTCCGTCTCACGCAGCCTTATACGAAAAGAGAGCTTCTCCATACTCTTGGCAATAGTATAGGTGTCGCCGGACAGGACAACGATGGGAATTCCCTTTTCCTCAGCCCGCCCGATAATTATGTCATTAGGATATAAGTTGCCGGTCAACAAAATACATCTGGCCCCGCCTTCTATGGAAGCCAGTTGAATATCCGACCGATCCCCTCCCACAATGACCCCCACATTCTTAGACTTTCTGAAATATTCCAAAAACATGTTAACCTGCATGCCTCCGATCAGAAACTGTTCTACCAGATTATCCAGGCGATGATGACAGCAGATGACTTTCCCGCCAAGCTGCTCCGCTATATATTCCACCTTGACCGAGGCCATCAGAGGATCATAAGGCACTACCCCCAGGACACTTATCCCTTTTTTCTCCAGATAAGGTACTATTAATTCCTGTACATCGCTCATATATTCAGACGTTATATTATTCAAAATGACACCGGCGAGGTGTTCCTTGAAATTATCCTGGGCATCCAGTATGCTGTCGACATAGAAATCCCCCCGATACCGGTCGATGAGGACAATTTTCGCCTCAAGCCTCCTTACTAATTTAGTTGCCGGTATGCCCATGTAACTACCGGTATGAAAGCTGCCCGAGCCGCCCACTATCATAACCTCCTTGTTTATGGCCAGGGACTTAAAGGCCTTGACGATCTTGCGATCCAGGCCTTTCATATCCTCACGCAGGGCGTCTATCAAGACATCCTGAGTGATGACCACCGGACAGACGAGCTCCAGGGGATCGGAAAGTTTTAAAAAACGATATATAAACCACGCATCTTTGTCCGTGAGGATGTTTTCAACCTCTGCCGGCAGTATCCCCACAGGCTTCTGGTAGCCGACACTAAAACCGTCCTTCTGCAATTGGGCGCCAATACCCATGGTAACCATACTCTTGCCGGAATAACCGGCCGTAGAACTTACATATAATGTAACCATACTTAGGCCCCCCTTATGGTAAACCTGGCATCAACCGCTATAACCCCTTCGCCCCTGGATTTGGCCAGCAGGGGATTTACGTCGGCTTCCACAATTTCCGGAAAATCCTGGGCCAGTTGAGACATTATAAGCAGGGCTTCCTCAACGGCCTCAATATCTGCAGATTGTTCTCCCCGCACCCCGCGTAAAAGGGGAAAAGACCTTATCTCCCTCACCATCTCATGGGCATCTTCCCTGGCTAAAGGCGCCACACGGAAAGACACATCCTTAAGTACTTCTACATAAACACCACCTAAGCCGAACATAATCAACGTCCCGAACTGCGGATCCTTACTCAGACCCAGGATGACCTCTCTACCCCCTATAATCATCTCCTGTACCATCACCCCGAGGATAGGGGCCTGAGGAGCCCTGGCCCGTGCCCGTGAGGTAATCTCAAAAAACGCCCTCTCTACCTCTTTTGCCGTATTAATGCCAAGAATAACGCCGCCTATGTCACTCTTGTGAATAATCTGGTGTGCGGCAATCTTCATAACTACGGGATACCCGATACTATCGGCAGCAGCCACCGCCTCCCTTGAGGTACGGGCCAGGATATTGGCCGGAACCTTAAAACCATAGGCCTGAAGAACTTCCCGCGCCTCAGCTTCTATAAGTTGATTACGGTTTTCATCGCGCACCCGGTCAAATATCTGCCATACCTTGTCCCGATCCGCCCGGTAACAAAGATGCGTGCGTGGGGGCTCATCCACCCATAAACGCTGGCGGTACATACTATCCATAGCGGCTATGGCATCTTCAGGATAATTATAATGCGGGATGCCCTCCCGTAATAATATTTTTATCCCTTCTTCTACACGTTTCTTCCCCAGAAAGGAAGCAAAGACCGGTTTCGGCGATTGTTTCGCAAGTCCGGCAACAGCCTTGGCCGTCTCAGCCACATCAACCATAGCCGTGGGTGTCAGCAAGATCAGGATGGCGTGCACCTGATCGTCTGCCTGTATGATGGCCAGGGTATCACGGTAACGCTCCGCTCCCGCATCGCCGATAATATCCACCGGGTTATAAAAGGAGGCGATAGGCGGCAGTATTTTTCGGAGCTTATCTATGGTCTCCTTGTTTAAGGAGGCCAGTATGAGATTGGAACGGTCACAGGCATCCGCGGCTATTATACCCGGCCCGCCGGAGTTGGTGATAATGGCTATATTGGGGCCTTTAGGCAAAGGCTGGTAGGCAAAGGCCATGGCATAATTGAAAAGATCGTTGATGGAATGGGCGCGAATGACGCCGCTCTGGCGAAAGGCGGCCTGAAACGCCGCATCCGAGCCGGCCAGCGCGCCGGTATGCGAGGACGCTGCCTTGGCGCCGGAGGCCGTGGTGCCTGATTTGATGAGAATAACCGGCTTCCTTTTGGAGATCGCCCTGGCCACGTCCATAAAGGCCAGGCCGTCAGTTATGCCCTCCAGATACCCCAGGACAACCTTGGTCTCCGGGTCTTCCGACAGGGCCATCAGCATCTCGATCTCGGAGATATCCGTCTTATTTCCCAGGCTGACGAACTTGGAAAAGCCGATGTCTTCGGCCAGAGACCAGTCCAGGATAGCCACACACAAGGCCCCGGATTGGGAAAAAAAGCCGATGTTGCCTTTAAGCGGCATGCCTGCCGCAAAAGAGGCGTTAACCCCGGAGGCTGTATCGATCAGGCCGACACAATTGGGGCCGACCATACGTATGCCGTATCTATTGATGGCATCCTTTAATTCGCGCTCCAGCCGGGCCCCTTCCGGCCCGACCTCCTTGAATCCCGCCGTTATAACCACTATCGAGTCGATTTTTTGGGCCGCGCATTCCTCGACTATCTGAATTACATGCGGCGCAGGCACGCAAATTACGGCCAGGTCAACCGGGCCGGGTACGGAGGCCAAGTTCGGGTAGGCTTTAGTGCCCAGTATCTCCGTGGCAGCGGGATTAACGGGATAAATCTGCCCCTGATACCCATAGCTCATCATGTTTTTTAAGACGTCATACCCGACCTTGCCCGGCTGACGTGAAGCGCCGACTACAGCTACGGAACGGGGGCTGAAAAAGTGTTCTAACATAACGTCCTGCTCAGTTGATTTCTAATTCCAAAATTGAAGCTCCCCGCAGCTTGCTGCGGGGAATCTCCGTATCCAAGGTAAAATGCATCGTATTCGCTCGCTAACCCCGTTGCAAGCAGCGGGGAATGCGCTCGCTATGCATGTCAAAGTTCAAATCAAAACCAAAGGACTAAATATCAAAATTGGGCTTTCAGCTTTGAGCCTTAACCTTTGCAGCTTATGTTCAGGACTCTATTATGGTTCTCACAAGCATGTCAAGAATTTTAAAGAAGGGATCAGATCAGAGTTCTAATGATTGTGAAACAAGTTAAAAAGGCTAGAGCAGGCGCCAGAATCCAGCTTAAAGCTATCTTTTTTAGTAGATTAACACTTACAGTGCCGGTTCCTTTTAGCATCCCGATGCCGGTAATTCCACCAATAATGCAATAGGTTGTTGAAATCGGCATGCCCAGGGAAGTAAAAAGAAAAACGCAACACCCGGCGCCAAACTGCGCGGCAAATCCTGAATAAGGGTCTAGTGCCGTTATCCCACTTCCGATAGTCTCTATTATCCGGTTGCTTAAAAGTACGGCGCCAAGGAACACTAAAAAAGCGCCTCCTAAAAATGCCCATGTCTCATCGATCAAACCGGTATGAATGATCGGTCCCAGGATGGTAGCAAGTTCATTAGCTCCGGTAGTGTAGGCTATGATAATCCCGCTTGCGAGCAAGAGCACCCTGATAATCCTTTCAATTTGCAGGAAGGGTAGTTTGGAGAGGGTCTTTTCCATTGCCCGGTATATTATCAATGACGCAAAAAAGGCCGCCAGGGGAGATATGGCCCACGAAAGAAGAATCTCAAAAAGTGATCCGTAGTTCACGTCTGCCCCCAGGGCGGTTCCAGAGCCGGTTAAGCTTCCGATTATTACCTGATGGGTGGAAACCGGCAGCCTCTTCCAGTTGGAAATAATGATCAAAATGGCGGATACAAGCAAAGATATCCCCAAAATACGCAAATCCATTTCTACGATATCTTTCCCAACAGTCTTCATCACCTTTCGGCCTTGCAACAGTATTCCAACCAGAACGAATACCCCGAACAGGATTACAGCCCTTCTAAAGGATATTATCCTGCATCCTATACATATTCCCAGGGCATTGGAGGTGTCGTTGGAACCGACACTAAGAGCTATGAGAAGGCTGGCTATAAGCGGAATCGGTTGCATTCAATAGGTGAGATCATCGTAGGCTTATATTTATTATCTGCAGATAATCGCTGGCGTCTTCGATTAAATCGCTTGTACTGGTAAGGTCATGTATAAAATCAGAGAGTGCTTTGCCCTCCCAGAAGTTTTTAATCTCTTTTGTCCGGAGCCTTTTGAGCAGGTCAAATTCTATCTCATCAACCTTCTTTTCATAAATTCTAATAGCCAGGCTTTTTTCCCTCAAGTCAGCACGTCCGGATAATGTCTCAATGGCCGCTAAAAGCATCTCGCACATCTTCGCACTGATGTCCGCAATTCTGGCACAGTCATCCTTTGTTTCTTCATCTAACTCTAAATCCGTGTATTCAATAGCCGCATCTTTCGTTACGTCCAAGGCATTATCTACTATCTCCACGAATCTGCATATATTAGGCCGTAGAAACGGTAAAAAGGCCCCTTCATAGATATTTGAAAATATCTCCCTCCGGACTATATCTCCCTCTCTTTCCAAATCGGAGACACTCGATATTAACTCCTTATCCCGGTTCTCTATCGCGGTCTTAAGGGTCGTACAGGCTGAACAAAGAAACCCCATGTGTTTCTTCATCTTATCTACGACTTCCAGTTCCTTCTTGCCGCCCAGAAACAGTTCTTTAAGCACTATGCCCCTCTATTGCTTTCTCTATCAGCGAACCAGCCATGACATCAAATAAAGATACAACCCCGCGGACTTTGCCTTCTTCACACACAATGACCCTGGCAATATTGAACTTTTCCATCAAGGCCATGACATGTTCGATGGGCATGTCTTTGGTAACACATACCAATGGCTTGGAAGTAATTTCTCCGACCTTTATTTTCCTTGGGTTAAGATTCTTATTTATGATCTTAAACACAATATCTCTTACCGTAATTAATCCATAAACATCCTGCTCATCCTTGGGATTTACCAGTAAAGACCGGATCCTTTTATCAACCATCTTTTCTATGGCATCGTACACCGTGGACTCGGGTTCTATGTACTCTATCTTTTTGTTCATTACCTCTTCTACCTTCATACGCTTTCCTCCAGTCTAACTGTACACATCCGGTATGCCCACTCCCTATGGGTCTTAACACATATTTCTAAACTATTTTATCCTTAGAAGCCATCTTTTTTATTATCTACTATGTCGCCTGCCGTTTTGAGTGCCTGAGAAGGGCGAAGCCTTTGGATGTTAACCTCAAGCACTCTTTTATCTGCCGTTTTTGCACTGTGTTAGGCGACGTGTTTCTTCAGTTCGATTGAGAGAGGTGTTTGCTCTTTCAGCGTACTGACTTTCAATATGGAAAATCCAATGACATTCCCTTCATTATCTACTTTTTCCATCACTGCGTCATTTTCTGTTTCTTTGAAATAGCCCGTCTTTCGTTCAAAGAGAACTTCAAGATAATCCCCTTCTTTGTCATACCAAACTTTTATTGCTTCTCCCATAACACATCTCCTTTTTTGATAGTGTCCGTAAAATACGCCGTCAATATAAAAACATCATCAACTCTTACCTTCACGATAACACACAGATATTTCTCATCAGCAGGAGTCATCAGGTAATGGCGATAAAAGAGTTCCGCTTCTGAATCTGTCTTCGATCTGACAACAATCTCCGGATGTGATAACGTTTCTGCAACCTTGTCAATTTGACCAGCCATTTCCGGATGGTCATTCTCAAAGTGTTCAAGACGCTCATCAGTAAGGCGCACGTTCCTATCATATAAGTCCTTAAACCATCTCATTTTATAATACCACTCTTTTAAATATGTTCTAAAGAAACATGTCGCCTAACGGGCTGGCGGGTTGGCGATATGCCCCGAAGGGGCATTTCAGCGAAGCCGCTAAACCGTGAGATAGGCGATGTCGCGAGCAACACGTACTTCCCTTTTTGAAGCCTGTAACGGTTGATTGGAGCGGCTGAACTGCCACCAACCCGCCAGCCCGATAGGCAAAACCGGCAGGGATTTTCACTAACCCTCCTACTGCCTGATTTTTCGATTATTACTCCCTTCCCTCCCGGGAAGCATCCCGAAGCCGGCCGAGCGATGTCTTGCCTATCGGGATGGCTTTGCGAAACAAACAGGCCACGGTCAAGGAATCCAATATGAAGACTGTTTGTTTGCCGTCAGGCCCTTTGCGCGAACCTGTTGTTATCTGTCCGGCGCGGGCAGTCTTTAAAAACAAAAGTGCCTTTGCAATTCAGGCAGACAAAACATACTTCTCGATACGATCAATTTTCTTAATAATTTCTTCACTGGGTTTACAGGACTGAATATCTTTCTTCAATTCTTCTAATTGATATTCGATGTCCAGTTTAACTTTCTCTTCCATATAGGACTGTTTAAATTCAGGAACAGAAAGCTGTTTTTGAAAGTACTTTTTTGCGGTATTCATTTATTACCTCAATTTTCCGAAGGGTGTAAACGCCAACCCGCTGTTATCTGCCGTTGCGGGCAAGTCCTTTTAAATAGTCGCCGTCCTACTGCTTTGTGGGCGATGACAAAATAACTTATAAATTTTATGTCTCCTTCTAAGTAATGAGGACATTCTCCTTTCTTTATGACTTTCCCTAATTATTCATCTCACCCTCTATATTTCTACGAACATAGAGGTAAGACAATCGGGCCAGTATAAAATTATTTTTTCTTCATTTTTCCGAAGAATTAACCTGATAGGTCCATCTTGGGATATGACAAAGACAATACTATCCGGACACGCACCGGCAAAATTTATTGCTGAATTGTGTTTAGTCCCAAGCTTAGAAACATCGATAGCTTCTCCTCCTGTTTCGAATCCATTTGATCCAAGCCCATCAGGTCCTTTTATAATGCTACCGCCCCACTTTGGAGCGTCAAGTGTAGAACCAAATGATAGGATATCTAAATCTGCGGTTATTATTAGTGCGCCATCAATACATGACGACTGAGCTAAAAAGTCTAGTCTTTCAGCAAATATTTTATTTAATCCAGATCTTGCGGCAATATCCCCACTATGTAGGCTTAACACTTTTACTATCAGTTCATTTAATTTGAAGCTTTCTTTTAAAACGTATTTTGATACGATAACATTTTCATATTGTTCAATTTTATTGCTCGGCAATAAGACTATCGTTCCTCCATGACCACGTTTAGCCGCTTGAAATAATAAATAAAGGAGCGCTTCACGATAAAATAGCCAGTATTTATTTTGAAATTTTCTGAATCCCTCGTGGCTTTTAATCGCATCTAAAAGATATGGTACCAAAGCATACCCAATAGGACTTGGTGTTGAACGTTCAAAGCTCCCATTTATGAACCGACCGATTATTGAATCTTCACGAGAAATCAAAAGTGATCCCGGGGAAGTAGCTGTCACTGTTATAACATCTGGACGAAAATAATCAAAATCTGTAAAGGCAAACGAGTTTTCGGTAAATCTGCTACGGTGGGGTCTATAGAACATTACACCCCAGATTTCATATTCAATTCGCGTTTCGTCTTTTGGAGCAACAATTAAAGAAGAATTTACAAGATCAAATGCAGGCGCAATTTTTGCGATAGAGTCCTCTTTAAATGGAAGACTTTCCTCAAATGGCATAATAAGTTGTTTCCGGCCAAAAGATTGTTCTTCCATAATAGAGTTCTTATATAAAAGCGTAATGCTAAAAGTTATTGGCCTATCTTCTTCACGTTTTAAGCTCGCCAAAAAACTTTTCTCTACGATAATGCGTATATCTTGAAGATGAGGAAGTGGTTT from Desulfovibrionales bacterium encodes:
- a CDS encoding Ni/Fe hydrogenase subunit alpha encodes the protein MSKSAKRELHIRVDHLTRVEGHGNIVVNVSNGKIEDCRWEVVEAPRFFEAMVRGRKWYEMHHITCRICGICSIGHTLASLQATEAALGIEVSEQTMLLRKLALHAENLQSHILHVGYLVLPDLMGVGSVVPLAGSHPAELKTVIRIHRLSNVFSDTICGRTTHPQRLVPGGFVKYPKVDELKKLRQGLTEALSDLKEVARLVCLLAERFPAFSRETEFIALKSDQEYAMYHGQVGSSDGGTWAPGQYKEVTNEFCVPHSTAKYTKHNRDSYMVGALARFNLNSDRLTPEARAVAGLFKLKPVCYNSFMNNVAQIVECVHSVEDSINIIDRVLGRGLALEDIPPIKVCAGRGVSAVEVPRGILFHDYQYDDAGTCIGANLIIPTNQNHNNIYHDLQALLPSLLGKPEKEIELGLEMLVRAYDPCISCSAHYLKVKFKK
- a CDS encoding FAD/NAD(P)-binding protein → MGSPSPYLPGLATIMKIEEQTAMEKLFMVRPNDGKPLGHKPGQFVEVSVFGVGECPISVSSAPNKKTDFEICVRRAGNVTNALHNLKAGDVIGIRGPYGTHFPFEDLKGKDLLFVAGGLGIVPLRSFINYALERRRDYGRIIILFGARTPADRLFKAEIASLARRPDLEYLETVDVGDASWKGNVGVITTLFPKFTIDPKKTYAIMVGPPVMYRFAIAAARAKGLADDHIIVSLERKMKCGLGKCGHCQMGPVYVCQEGPVFNFAAIKNLEEALS
- a CDS encoding 4Fe-4S dicluster domain-containing protein is translated as MSLAIIEKEGLHLFVAELLRQKNTVVGVKDQSAVSSIPGDSGFYTYAPINSPGEMTLSFDVTLIPPKKYLLPAYEQLLTFNLSPGSIKADAPKEELIIFGVHPYDIIAINQMDKVFSAIPQDNHYLERRKRTTIIGIDPVKVAPRAFWSSMGADTVAGGFDLMLTDIGQCYVVDVGSKKGASLLKTAPRTREAAPAEVKERDKVRAEARKRCDANRLSFSYLELPSLLDGNEEHVIWEEKSHLCFSCGTCNLVCPTCYCFDVRDDVSIDLKKGSRYRTWDGCLLSDFARVAGGGNFRGHRADRYRHRFYRKGQFIYRRFGDIACVGCGRCSAQCPSDIADPVTVFNRLKEGI
- the pyrR gene encoding bifunctional pyr operon transcriptional regulator/uracil phosphoribosyltransferase PyrR; translation: MSKEITLMDEEEINRVLARMAHQILERNKGVEGLALVGIRTGGVFLAQRLKGKIMHTEQADVPMGILDITLYRDDWSMIGRQPLVHKTEIGFPVEDQKIILVDDVLFTGRTVRAALDALMDFGRPKGVELAVLVDRGHRELPIEPQYVGKKINTACSERVNVFLKESGGEDKVILETGTGFEKR
- a CDS encoding phosphotransacetylase family protein encodes the protein MVTLYVSSTAGYSGKSMVTMGIGAQLQKDGFSVGYQKPVGILPAEVENILTDKDAWFIYRFLKLSDPLELVCPVVITQDVLIDALREDMKGLDRKIVKAFKSLAINKEVMIVGGSGSFHTGSYMGIPATKLVRRLEAKIVLIDRYRGDFYVDSILDAQDNFKEHLAGVILNNITSEYMSDVQELIVPYLEKKGISVLGVVPYDPLMASVKVEYIAEQLGGKVICCHHRLDNLVEQFLIGGMQVNMFLEYFRKSKNVGVIVGGDRSDIQLASIEGGARCILLTGNLYPNDIIIGRAEEKGIPIVVLSGDTYTIAKSMEKLSFRIRLRETEKVERGVHLIKEYVDFDRLYAKLGLKKK
- a CDS encoding acetate--CoA ligase codes for the protein MLEHFFSPRSVAVVGASRQPGKVGYDVLKNMMSYGYQGQIYPVNPAATEILGTKAYPNLASVPGPVDLAVICVPAPHVIQIVEECAAQKIDSIVVITAGFKEVGPEGARLERELKDAINRYGIRMVGPNCVGLIDTASGVNASFAAGMPLKGNIGFFSQSGALCVAILDWSLAEDIGFSKFVSLGNKTDISEIEMLMALSEDPETKVVLGYLEGITDGLAFMDVARAISKRKPVILIKSGTTASGAKAASSHTGALAGSDAAFQAAFRQSGVIRAHSINDLFNYAMAFAYQPLPKGPNIAIITNSGGPGIIAADACDRSNLILASLNKETIDKLRKILPPIASFYNPVDIIGDAGAERYRDTLAIIQADDQVHAILILLTPTAMVDVAETAKAVAGLAKQSPKPVFASFLGKKRVEEGIKILLREGIPHYNYPEDAIAAMDSMYRQRLWVDEPPRTHLCYRADRDKVWQIFDRVRDENRNQLIEAEAREVLQAYGFKVPANILARTSREAVAAADSIGYPVVMKIAAHQIIHKSDIGGVILGINTAKEVERAFFEITSRARARAPQAPILGVMVQEMIIGGREVILGLSKDPQFGTLIMFGLGGVYVEVLKDVSFRVAPLAREDAHEMVREIRSFPLLRGVRGEQSADIEAVEEALLIMSQLAQDFPEIVEADVNPLLAKSRGEGVIAVDARFTIRGA
- a CDS encoding inorganic phosphate transporter translates to MQPIPLIASLLIALSVGSNDTSNALGICIGCRIISFRRAVILFGVFVLVGILLQGRKVMKTVGKDIVEMDLRILGISLLVSAILIIISNWKRLPVSTHQVIIGSLTGSGTALGADVNYGSLFEILLSWAISPLAAFFASLIIYRAMEKTLSKLPFLQIERIIRVLLLASGIIIAYTTGANELATILGPIIHTGLIDETWAFLGGAFLVFLGAVLLSNRIIETIGSGITALDPYSGFAAQFGAGCCVFLFTSLGMPISTTYCIIGGITGIGMLKGTGTVSVNLLKKIALSWILAPALAFLTCFTIIRTLI
- a CDS encoding TIGR00153 family protein, which translates into the protein MLKELFLGGKKELEVVDKMKKHMGFLCSACTTLKTAIENRDKELISSVSDLEREGDIVRREIFSNIYEGAFLPFLRPNICRFVEIVDNALDVTKDAAIEYTDLELDEETKDDCARIADISAKMCEMLLAAIETLSGRADLREKSLAIRIYEKKVDEIEFDLLKRLRTKEIKNFWEGKALSDFIHDLTSTSDLIEDASDYLQIINISLR
- a CDS encoding CBS domain-containing protein, with the protein product MKVEEVMNKKIEYIEPESTVYDAIEKMVDKRIRSLLVNPKDEQDVYGLITVRDIVFKIINKNLNPRKIKVGEITSKPLVCVTKDMPIEHVMALMEKFNIARVIVCEEGKVRGVVSLFDVMAGSLIEKAIEGHSA
- a CDS encoding DUF2283 domain-containing protein; amino-acid sequence: MGEAIKVWYDKEGDYLEVLFERKTGYFKETENDAVMEKVDNEGNVIGFSILKVSTLKEQTPLSIELKKHVA